One Mycolicibacterium crocinum DNA window includes the following coding sequences:
- a CDS encoding ArsR/SmtB family transcription factor, which yields MRDAAELPSVGDADIAAVASLLADPARCSVLLALDDGRALPASVLADEAGVSRPTASSHLAKLTAAGLLRVEAHGRHRYYRLAGPHVAELLENLVRLSPPRPVRSLREGTRAAPLRAARTCYDHLAGRLGVAVMGSLLDRGALIGGDGRYDPNRDVHDSLSTVGHDVRYELTGAGRDFLTGLGVVLPTGGRPLIRYCVDWTEQRHHLGGGIGRALLDRFLSAGWLARTARGRAVTVTAAGQAVLAESFAIDW from the coding sequence ATGCGTGACGCCGCGGAACTGCCCAGCGTCGGCGACGCGGACATCGCCGCGGTCGCGTCCTTGCTGGCCGACCCGGCGCGGTGCAGCGTGCTGCTCGCACTCGACGACGGACGGGCGCTGCCGGCCAGCGTGCTCGCCGACGAGGCCGGCGTCAGCCGGCCCACCGCCAGCAGCCACCTGGCCAAGTTGACCGCGGCCGGACTGCTGCGGGTCGAGGCCCACGGGCGGCACCGCTACTACCGGCTGGCCGGACCGCACGTCGCCGAGCTGCTGGAGAATCTGGTTCGGCTCTCGCCGCCGCGCCCGGTGCGCTCACTGCGTGAAGGTACCCGCGCCGCGCCGCTGCGCGCCGCGCGCACCTGCTACGACCACCTCGCCGGCCGGCTCGGTGTCGCGGTAATGGGCTCGCTGCTGGACCGCGGCGCCCTGATCGGTGGTGACGGCCGCTACGACCCGAACCGCGACGTCCACGACTCGCTGAGCACCGTCGGACACGACGTCCGCTACGAACTGACCGGCGCGGGACGCGACTTCCTCACCGGCCTCGGCGTCGTGCTACCGACCGGCGGCCGGCCGCTGATCCGCTATTGCGTGGACTGGACCGAACAGCGCCACCACCTCGGCGGCGGCATCGGCCGAGCACTGCTGGACCGGTTCCTGTCAGCGGGCTGGCTGGCGCGCACCGCACGCGGACGCGCCGTCACCGTCACCGCCGCCGGTCAAGCCGTACTGGCCGAATCGTTCGCCATCGACTGGTAA
- a CDS encoding MFS transporter, which produces MPSTRSSTLTLVAAYLGLVLGLIDSNAVNLALPAISTDLGGGLTAAQWTVDAYNLTFAALLLGAGAFGDAVGRRRLLRLGVVVFVAASLCCALAPSLPVLLTGRAVQGLAAAVMLPQGLAIAAAAFPDAAGRDRATAAWAIAAASSTALGPIVGGVLTQSAGWRSIFWLNVPVGVAALAMTYRYLPESSDPRHSRLDVGSQLLTAVGLATLTLALVQGRHLGVMPTSGLAVVALACLAGFVVRQRSIARPMIPPDLLRRRSTAVGLSATFAMTFGTYRLVLINSIAFQQQRGAGPLATALEFIPMPLTYLVLIPVVTVAARRTGPRIAITAGLVTLAGAQLLYGLAGPTAPIWLIEAALVLTGAGLAITTGPAVSLALAAIPSERTGLGSGLVNLSRLTGITVGTAALGSLFGSGGGVIAATVVGAAVQLIAALVSVRWGKPEDVPVSPAPKEACHA; this is translated from the coding sequence ATGCCTTCAACTCGCTCCTCGACGCTGACTCTGGTCGCCGCCTACCTCGGGCTGGTGCTGGGCCTGATCGACAGCAACGCCGTCAATCTGGCGCTGCCCGCCATCAGCACCGACCTCGGTGGCGGCCTGACCGCCGCGCAGTGGACAGTCGACGCCTACAACCTCACGTTCGCGGCGCTGTTGCTCGGCGCCGGTGCATTCGGTGACGCGGTCGGCCGGCGCAGGCTGTTGCGTCTCGGCGTCGTCGTGTTCGTGGCCGCGTCGCTGTGCTGTGCCCTCGCCCCGTCGCTGCCGGTCCTGCTGACCGGTCGCGCAGTACAGGGTCTGGCAGCCGCGGTCATGCTGCCGCAGGGGCTGGCGATCGCGGCGGCCGCCTTTCCCGACGCCGCCGGCCGGGACCGCGCCACCGCGGCGTGGGCGATCGCGGCGGCGTCCTCGACGGCGCTGGGCCCCATCGTCGGCGGGGTCCTCACCCAATCCGCCGGCTGGCGCTCGATCTTCTGGCTCAACGTTCCCGTCGGCGTCGCCGCGTTGGCGATGACCTACCGCTATCTGCCGGAATCGTCGGATCCACGCCACTCCCGTCTCGACGTCGGCAGCCAGCTACTGACCGCCGTCGGCCTAGCGACGCTGACGCTCGCGCTGGTGCAGGGCCGTCACCTCGGGGTGATGCCCACGAGCGGGCTCGCCGTCGTTGCCCTCGCCTGCCTCGCGGGATTCGTCGTGCGGCAGCGCAGCATTGCCCGTCCGATGATCCCGCCAGACCTGCTGCGCCGGCGATCGACGGCGGTCGGGCTGTCCGCCACGTTCGCGATGACGTTCGGCACCTACCGTCTGGTGCTGATCAACAGCATCGCTTTCCAGCAGCAGCGCGGTGCCGGCCCGCTGGCCACGGCGTTGGAGTTCATTCCGATGCCGCTGACCTATCTCGTGCTGATCCCGGTGGTCACCGTGGCGGCGCGACGAACCGGTCCCCGGATTGCGATCACCGCGGGCCTGGTGACGCTGGCCGGCGCCCAGCTGCTGTACGGCCTGGCCGGGCCGACCGCGCCGATCTGGCTGATCGAGGCGGCCCTGGTGCTGACCGGCGCGGGCCTGGCCATTACGACCGGGCCGGCAGTGAGCCTGGCGCTCGCGGCGATCCCGTCCGAGCGGACCGGGCTGGGGTCGGGACTGGTCAACCTGTCGCGGCTGACGGGCATCACGGTGGGCACAGCGGCGCTGGGCTCCCTGTTCGGCTCCGGTGGCGGTGTGATCGCCGCGACGGTCGTCGGTGCGGCCGTCCAGTTGATCGCCGCGCTGGTGTCGGTGCGGTGGGGTAAGCCAGAGGATGTGCCCGTTTCACCGGCACCGAAGGAGGCCTGCCATGCGTGA
- a CDS encoding glycosyltransferase family 4 protein, which yields MKILMVSWEYPPVIIGGLGRHVYQLATALAADGHEVVVLARRPSGTDPSTHPTTDEVHEGVRVIAAAQDPHEFDFGRDMMAWTMAMGHAMIRAGLTLQAKGWQPDIVHAHDWLVAHPAIALAEFFDVPMVSTVHATEAGRHSGWVSGQISRQVHAVESWFVRESDSLIACSASMADEISELFGPDLAEIVVIRNGIDSSRWPFAHRQAHPGPPELLYIGRLEYEKGVHEAIAALPRIRRTHPGTTLTIAGDGTQQDWLVEVARKHKVLKAVHFAGLVDHDELLRLMRRADVAVLPSHYEPFGIAALEAAAAGIPLVTSNVGGLGEAVIDGETGVSFPPRDVTALAAAVRCVLDDPVAAQQRAIAARERLTSDFDWHTVAAETAQVYLAAKRHERDPLPRRPIVEHALPGRS from the coding sequence ATGAAGATCCTGATGGTGTCGTGGGAGTACCCACCGGTGATCATCGGCGGATTGGGCAGGCACGTCTACCAATTGGCGACCGCGCTGGCCGCTGACGGTCACGAGGTCGTGGTGCTGGCCCGACGGCCGTCGGGCACCGATCCCAGCACACACCCGACCACCGACGAGGTCCACGAAGGCGTGCGGGTGATCGCCGCCGCGCAGGACCCGCACGAGTTCGACTTCGGTCGCGACATGATGGCCTGGACAATGGCCATGGGCCACGCCATGATTCGCGCCGGTCTGACGTTGCAGGCCAAGGGCTGGCAGCCCGACATCGTGCACGCCCACGACTGGCTCGTTGCCCACCCAGCCATCGCGCTGGCCGAGTTCTTCGATGTGCCAATGGTTTCCACCGTCCACGCCACTGAAGCCGGGCGGCACTCCGGCTGGGTGTCCGGGCAGATCAGCCGTCAGGTGCACGCCGTCGAATCCTGGTTCGTTCGGGAGTCCGACTCGCTGATCGCCTGCTCGGCGTCGATGGCCGACGAGATCTCCGAACTGTTCGGCCCCGATCTGGCCGAGATCGTGGTGATCCGCAACGGGATCGATTCCAGCCGTTGGCCCTTCGCGCATCGCCAAGCTCATCCTGGGCCGCCGGAACTGCTGTACATCGGCCGGCTGGAATACGAGAAGGGCGTGCACGAGGCCATCGCCGCACTGCCCCGGATCCGGCGCACCCATCCGGGGACGACGCTGACCATCGCCGGTGACGGCACCCAGCAGGACTGGCTGGTGGAGGTGGCTCGAAAGCACAAGGTGCTGAAGGCCGTTCACTTCGCCGGTCTGGTTGACCACGACGAGCTGCTTCGGCTGATGCGCCGCGCCGACGTCGCCGTGCTGCCCAGCCACTACGAGCCGTTCGGCATCGCCGCACTCGAAGCGGCCGCGGCGGGCATCCCCCTGGTCACCTCCAACGTCGGCGGACTCGGCGAGGCGGTGATCGACGGCGAGACCGGGGTGTCCTTCCCTCCGCGCGACGTCACGGCGCTGGCCGCGGCGGTTCGTTGCGTTCTCGACGATCCCGTCGCCGCACAACAGCGGGCGATCGCCGCACGGGAACGGCTGACCTCCGATTTCGACTGGCACACCGTGGCCGCCGAGACCGCGCAGGTGTACCTGGCCGCCAAGCGCCACGAACGTGATCCCCTCCCGCGCCGGCCGATCGTCGAGCACGCCCTGCCGGGGCGCTCATAG
- a CDS encoding 1,4-alpha-glucan branching protein domain-containing protein, translating to MSDARGANQRVSADSVPGQFTLVLHTHLPWLAHHGRWPVGEEWLYQSWSAAYLPLMRVLRTLAAEGRRGVLTLGMTPVVTAQLDDPYCLDGMHRWLANWQLRALEAATLRTPTGAEAGTATTPEALREFGIREYEEAGRALDEFGTLWRHGASPLLRQLIDAGTVELLGGPLAHPFQPLLNPRLREFALREGLADAGQRFAHTPKGIWAPECAYAPGMEHDYAAAGVGHFMVDGPSLHGDTALGRPVGATDVVAFGRDLQVSYRVWSPKSGYPGHAAYRDFHTYDHLTGLKPARVTGRNVDSDAKAPYDPQRADKAIDSHVADFVGVVRQRLISESQRIGRPAHVVAAFDTELFGHWWYEGPIWLERLLRALPEAGIRVGTLTDALEAGFVGAPVELPPSSWGSGKDWQVWAGEQVADLVQLNTEVVDTALATVDKALAHNGSSPSRDFVADQILRETLLTVSSDWPFMVSKDSAADYARYRAHLHAHAAREISDALASGRRDAAERLAAGWNRADGLFGALDARRLPR from the coding sequence ATGAGCGACGCTCGCGGAGCGAATCAACGGGTGAGCGCGGATTCAGTCCCCGGCCAGTTCACCCTGGTCCTGCACACGCACCTGCCGTGGCTGGCCCATCATGGCCGCTGGCCGGTCGGCGAGGAATGGCTCTACCAGTCGTGGTCGGCGGCCTATCTGCCGCTGATGCGGGTGCTGCGGACACTGGCCGCCGAGGGCCGGCGCGGCGTGCTGACCTTGGGCATGACCCCGGTGGTCACCGCGCAGCTCGACGATCCCTACTGCCTGGACGGCATGCACCGCTGGCTGGCCAACTGGCAGCTGCGGGCACTGGAAGCCGCCACCCTGCGCACCCCGACCGGCGCCGAGGCCGGCACCGCGACGACTCCGGAAGCGTTGCGCGAGTTCGGCATTCGCGAGTACGAGGAAGCCGGTCGCGCACTCGATGAGTTCGGCACGCTCTGGCGCCACGGCGCCAGCCCTTTGCTGCGTCAGCTGATCGACGCCGGCACCGTCGAACTGTTGGGCGGGCCGCTCGCCCACCCGTTCCAGCCGCTGCTCAATCCGCGGTTGCGCGAATTCGCGCTGCGCGAAGGACTTGCCGATGCCGGCCAGCGGTTCGCGCACACGCCGAAGGGCATCTGGGCACCCGAATGTGCTTACGCCCCAGGCATGGAACACGACTATGCCGCCGCGGGCGTCGGGCATTTCATGGTCGACGGGCCTTCGCTGCACGGCGACACCGCGCTGGGCCGGCCGGTCGGGGCGACGGACGTGGTGGCGTTCGGCCGCGACCTGCAGGTCAGTTACCGGGTGTGGTCCCCGAAGTCGGGTTACCCCGGGCACGCCGCATACCGCGACTTCCACACCTACGACCACCTGACCGGACTCAAGCCGGCCCGGGTCACCGGCCGCAACGTCGACTCCGATGCGAAGGCGCCCTACGACCCGCAGCGTGCCGACAAGGCGATCGACAGCCATGTCGCCGATTTCGTCGGCGTCGTCCGCCAGCGCCTGATCTCGGAGTCACAACGCATCGGTCGTCCCGCGCATGTGGTCGCCGCCTTCGACACCGAGTTGTTCGGCCACTGGTGGTACGAGGGCCCGATCTGGCTGGAGCGGCTGCTGCGCGCACTGCCCGAGGCCGGTATTCGAGTGGGCACGCTCACCGACGCGCTGGAGGCCGGGTTCGTCGGTGCGCCCGTCGAATTGCCGCCCAGCTCTTGGGGATCCGGCAAGGACTGGCAAGTGTGGGCCGGCGAGCAGGTGGCCGATCTGGTGCAGCTCAACACCGAGGTCGTCGACACCGCACTGGCGACAGTCGATAAGGCCCTGGCGCACAACGGATCCTCCCCCAGCCGGGATTTCGTCGCCGACCAAATCCTGCGCGAAACGCTACTGACGGTGTCCAGCGACTGGCCGTTCATGGTCAGCAAGGACTCCGCGGCCGACTACGCGCGCTACCGCGCGCACCTGCACGCCCATGCCGCCCGCGAGATCTCGGACGCGCTGGCCTCGGGACGCCGCGACGCGGCCGAGCGGCTGGCCGCCGGCTGGAACCGGGCCGACGGATTGTTCGGCGCACTCGACGCACGGCGGTTGCCCCGATGA
- a CDS encoding class I SAM-dependent methyltransferase yields MCISSPSVPSSSRTANFGLACLAMSAFVTDAGDSGLPLTGERTIPGLAEENYWFRRHEVVYRRLLDLCAGRDVLEAGCGEGYGADLIASVARRVVAVDYDAATVAHVGARYPRVEVVEGNLAALPLPDASVDIVVNFQVIEHLWDQPQFVAECARVLRPGGLLLMSTPNRITFSPGLDTPVNPFHTRELNARELKELLTDGGFQMRSMSGVFHGPGLVAMDERHGGSIIGAQIERALADAAWSDDLLADVAAVRCEDFDILDSGERDIDESLDLVAIAVRA; encoded by the coding sequence TTGTGTATTAGCAGCCCATCGGTACCGAGCAGTTCGCGAACCGCCAACTTCGGGTTAGCCTGCCTTGCAATGAGCGCATTCGTAACTGACGCAGGTGACAGCGGTCTTCCGCTGACCGGCGAACGGACTATCCCCGGGCTGGCTGAAGAGAACTACTGGTTCCGCCGCCACGAGGTCGTCTATCGCCGCCTGCTGGACCTTTGCGCAGGTCGTGACGTGCTGGAAGCCGGGTGCGGCGAGGGCTATGGCGCCGACCTGATCGCCTCGGTCGCGCGCCGGGTGGTGGCCGTGGACTACGACGCCGCCACCGTTGCACACGTGGGTGCGCGCTATCCCCGGGTCGAGGTCGTCGAGGGCAACCTGGCGGCGCTGCCGCTGCCCGACGCTTCAGTTGACATTGTGGTGAACTTCCAGGTCATCGAACATCTGTGGGATCAGCCACAATTCGTGGCCGAATGCGCGCGGGTACTGCGACCTGGCGGTCTACTGCTGATGTCGACACCGAACCGCATCACCTTCTCCCCCGGCCTGGACACCCCGGTCAACCCGTTCCACACTCGCGAGCTCAACGCGCGCGAACTCAAGGAGCTGCTGACCGACGGCGGATTCCAGATGCGCTCGATGAGCGGGGTCTTTCACGGCCCGGGCCTGGTCGCGATGGACGAGCGCCACGGCGGCTCGATCATCGGCGCGCAGATCGAGCGGGCGTTGGCCGACGCCGCGTGGTCCGACGATCTGCTGGCTGACGTGGCGGCCGTGCGCTGTGAGGACTTCGACATTCTCGACTCCGGCGAGCGCGACATCGACGAGAGCCTGGATTTGGTGGCGATCGCGGTGCGCGCATGA
- a CDS encoding electron transfer flavoprotein subunit beta/FixA family protein: MTNIVVLIKQVPDTWSERKLSDGDYTLDRDAADAVLDEINERAVEEALLIKEREGDAAGTVTVLTAGPERATEAIRKALSMGADKAVHLLDEGLHGSDMVQTGWALARALGAIEGTELVIAGNEATDGTGGAVPAIIAEYLGLPQLTHLRKVTVEGGKISGERETDEGVFTVEASLPAVISVTEKINEPRFPSFKGIMAAKKKEVTTLTLAEIGVEGDEVGLANAGTSVVSSTPKPPKTAGEKVTDEGDGGTKVAEYLVAQKII; encoded by the coding sequence ATGACGAACATCGTGGTCCTGATCAAACAGGTCCCAGACACGTGGTCCGAGCGCAAGCTGTCCGACGGTGACTACACCCTCGACCGCGACGCTGCCGACGCCGTGCTGGACGAGATCAACGAGCGCGCCGTCGAGGAAGCGCTGCTGATCAAGGAGCGTGAAGGCGACGCCGCGGGCACCGTCACCGTGCTGACCGCTGGCCCCGAACGCGCCACCGAGGCGATCCGCAAGGCGCTGTCGATGGGCGCCGATAAGGCCGTGCACCTGCTCGACGAGGGCCTGCACGGATCCGACATGGTGCAGACCGGCTGGGCGCTGGCCCGCGCGCTGGGCGCCATCGAGGGCACCGAGCTGGTCATCGCCGGCAATGAGGCCACCGACGGCACCGGCGGTGCGGTCCCGGCCATCATCGCCGAGTACCTGGGCCTGCCCCAGCTGACGCATCTGCGCAAGGTCACCGTCGAGGGCGGCAAGATCAGCGGCGAGCGCGAGACCGACGAGGGTGTGTTCACCGTCGAGGCCTCACTGCCCGCGGTCATCAGCGTCACCGAGAAGATCAACGAGCCGCGGTTCCCGTCCTTCAAGGGCATCATGGCCGCGAAGAAGAAGGAAGTGACCACCCTGACGCTGGCCGAGATCGGCGTGGAGGGCGATGAGGTCGGCCTGGCCAACGCCGGTACGTCGGTGGTGTCCTCGACGCCGAAGCCGCCGAAGACCGCAGGCGAGAAGGTCACCGACGAAGGCGACGGCGGCACCAAGGTCGCCGAGTACCTGGTCGCTCAAAAGATCATCTAA
- a CDS encoding electron transfer flavoprotein subunit alpha/FixB family protein yields MAEVLVLVEHAEGAVKKVTAELITAARTLGEPSAVVIGAPGTAAPLVDALKEAGAAKSYVAESDDAEAYLITPFVDVLASLVESAAPAAVLLAANADGKEIAGRLAARTGAGVLSDVVEVKEGGSAIHSIFGGAFTVEAKANGDTPVITLRPGAVDAAPQAGAGEQVNVEVPAQGENATKITKREPAVAGDRPELTEASVVVSGGRGVGSAEKFSVVEELADSLGGAVGASRAAVDSGYYPGQFQVGQTGKTVSPQLYIALGISGAIQHRAGMQTSKTIIAVNKDEEAPIFEIADLGIVGDLFNVTPQLTEAVKARKG; encoded by the coding sequence ATGGCTGAAGTACTTGTGCTCGTCGAGCACGCTGAAGGTGCGGTGAAGAAAGTCACCGCCGAGCTCATCACCGCCGCTCGCACCCTGGGTGAGCCGTCCGCCGTCGTGATCGGTGCCCCCGGCACCGCCGCGCCGCTGGTCGACGCGCTCAAGGAGGCCGGTGCGGCCAAGAGCTACGTCGCGGAGTCGGATGACGCCGAGGCCTACCTGATCACCCCGTTCGTCGACGTGCTGGCGTCGCTGGTGGAGTCGGCCGCCCCGGCCGCCGTGCTGCTGGCTGCCAACGCCGACGGCAAGGAGATCGCCGGCCGGCTGGCCGCACGGACCGGCGCGGGCGTGCTGTCCGACGTCGTCGAGGTGAAGGAGGGTGGCTCGGCCATCCACAGCATCTTCGGTGGCGCCTTCACCGTCGAGGCCAAGGCCAACGGTGACACCCCGGTGATCACCCTGCGCCCCGGCGCCGTCGACGCTGCGCCGCAGGCCGGTGCCGGCGAGCAGGTGAACGTCGAGGTGCCCGCCCAGGGCGAGAACGCCACCAAGATCACCAAGCGCGAGCCGGCCGTGGCCGGTGACCGCCCGGAGCTCACCGAGGCCAGTGTCGTGGTCTCCGGTGGTCGCGGTGTCGGCAGCGCCGAGAAGTTCTCGGTGGTCGAGGAGCTCGCCGACTCGCTCGGTGGTGCGGTGGGTGCCTCGCGTGCCGCCGTGGACTCCGGCTACTACCCGGGCCAGTTCCAGGTGGGCCAGACCGGCAAGACGGTCTCGCCGCAGCTGTACATCGCGCTGGGCATCTCGGGCGCGATCCAGCACCGCGCCGGTATGCAGACGTCCAAGACGATCATCGCCGTGAACAAGGACGAAGAAGCCCCGATCTTCGAGATCGCCGATCTCGGCATCGTCGGTGACCTGTTCAACGTCACGCCGCAGCTGACCGAGGCGGTCAAGGCCCGCAAGGGTTAA
- a CDS encoding GNAT family N-acetyltransferase, with the protein MSTASVLIAPDHTESAALRGPRYSLLLSTDPTLIDAAQRLRHQVFTTEPGYALPAEGDGRDADRFDEFCDHLLVREDTSGELVGCYRMLPPPGAIAAGSLYTATEFDVSALDALRPSLVEMGRAVVRADHRNGAVVLLMWAGILAYLDRCGYDYVTGCVSVPTHSEDPAGAPPGTQIRGVRDFVLRRHAAAPEHTVYPYRPVVLGGVGLDDIAPPARPTIPPLMRGYLRLGARVCGEPAHDPEFGVGDFPALLDKRQADTRYLTRLRSVSAASEMADGVEGAA; encoded by the coding sequence ATGAGCACTGCATCTGTACTCATAGCCCCCGACCACACCGAATCCGCCGCACTGCGCGGCCCGCGCTACTCGCTGCTGCTGTCCACCGACCCCACCCTGATCGATGCGGCCCAGCGGCTGCGCCATCAGGTGTTCACCACCGAACCCGGTTACGCACTGCCCGCCGAGGGTGACGGCCGTGACGCCGACCGGTTCGACGAATTCTGCGATCACCTCCTGGTGCGTGAGGACACCTCGGGAGAACTCGTCGGCTGCTATCGCATGTTGCCGCCGCCCGGTGCGATCGCCGCCGGAAGTCTCTACACCGCAACAGAATTCGACGTCAGCGCGCTCGACGCGCTGCGGCCGTCGCTGGTGGAGATGGGCCGCGCCGTGGTGCGCGCCGACCACCGCAACGGCGCCGTGGTGCTGCTCATGTGGGCCGGAATCCTGGCCTATTTGGACCGCTGCGGATACGACTACGTCACCGGATGTGTGTCGGTGCCGACGCACTCGGAAGACCCGGCGGGTGCACCGCCAGGAACCCAGATTCGCGGCGTCCGCGACTTCGTGTTGCGCCGGCACGCCGCCGCCCCGGAACACACGGTGTACCCGTATCGCCCGGTGGTGCTGGGCGGGGTGGGCCTCGACGACATCGCGCCGCCGGCCAGGCCGACCATCCCGCCGCTGATGCGCGGTTATCTGCGGCTCGGCGCGCGGGTGTGCGGAGAGCCGGCCCACGATCCCGAGTTCGGTGTCGGTGATTTCCCGGCCCTGCTGGACAAGCGGCAGGCCGATACGCGCTACCTGACCAGGCTGAGGTCGGTATCGGCGGCCAGTGAGATGGCCGACGGAGTCGAGGGGGCGGCATGA
- a CDS encoding lysophospholipid acyltransferase family protein has product MTTTEHAWLPRALCDDSCVRAGDAPPSRRMIATVRATVRIAAALMMLMVVPLLAVPMPGRGRVQRFYCRAFLRCLGVRITVSGGPIRNLRGVLVVSGHVSWVDIFVIGSVLPGAFVARADLIDWPAVGLAARIMKVIPIDRASLRRLPQVVATVAERLRNGQTVVAFPEGTTWCGLAYGQFRPAMFQAAVDAGRPVQPLRLTYHHRDGRPSTVTAFVGDDTLWQSLSRTVRTRVTVVDVEVASLELPGADRRELAARCEVAVRGQIAPRFEHSHALAG; this is encoded by the coding sequence ATGACGACGACCGAGCACGCCTGGCTGCCGCGGGCGTTGTGTGACGACAGCTGTGTGCGCGCCGGTGATGCTCCGCCGTCGCGGCGGATGATCGCGACGGTTCGCGCGACCGTGCGCATCGCGGCGGCGCTGATGATGTTGATGGTGGTGCCGCTGCTCGCGGTGCCGATGCCCGGTCGCGGGCGTGTGCAGCGGTTCTACTGCCGCGCCTTTCTGCGCTGTCTCGGTGTGCGAATCACGGTGTCCGGCGGCCCAATTCGTAACCTGCGCGGTGTGCTGGTGGTCAGCGGCCACGTGTCCTGGGTGGATATCTTCGTCATCGGCTCAGTGCTGCCCGGCGCATTCGTCGCCCGCGCCGATCTGATCGACTGGCCCGCCGTGGGCCTGGCCGCCCGGATCATGAAGGTCATCCCGATCGACCGGGCCAGCCTGCGCCGGCTGCCGCAGGTGGTCGCCACCGTGGCCGAACGGTTGCGCAACGGGCAGACCGTCGTCGCGTTCCCCGAAGGGACCACCTGGTGCGGCCTGGCCTACGGCCAGTTCCGTCCGGCGATGTTCCAGGCCGCCGTCGATGCGGGCCGGCCGGTTCAGCCGCTGCGGCTGACCTATCACCACCGCGACGGACGGCCCTCGACCGTGACGGCCTTCGTCGGTGACGACACGCTGTGGCAGTCGCTGAGCCGCACGGTTCGCACCCGGGTGACCGTGGTCGACGTCGAGGTGGCCTCCCTGGAGCTGCCCGGCGCCGACCGACGCGAACTGGCGGCACGCTGCGAGGTGGCCGTGCGGGGGCAGATCGCCCCGCGCTTCGAGCACAGTCACGCGCTAGCGGGCTGA
- a CDS encoding cysteine desulfurase family protein, whose translation MSPTAGPVYLDHAATTPMHPAAIEAMTAALATVGNASSLHTSGRDARRRMEEARESIAARLGARPSEVIFTAGGTESDNLAVKGIYWARRDAEPTRRRIVTTAVEHHAVLDAVTWLAEHEGAEVTFLPTEPDGSVTAGALRDALTEHDDVAVVSVMWANNEVGTIMPIAELAAVAAEFDVPMHSDAVQAVGHIPVDFAGSSLSALSLAAHKFGGPTGVGALLLRRATACVPLLHGGGQERDVRSGTPDVAGAVAMAAAADAAVESLDATGARLRGLRERLISGVLGSIADTQVNGALGDRRLPGNTHFTFRGCEGDSLLMLLDANGIECSTGSACTAGVAQPSHVLLAMGADPEAARGSLRFSLGHTSTEADIDAALRVLPAVVERARQAALASSSLGALQ comes from the coding sequence ATGAGCCCGACCGCCGGTCCGGTGTATCTCGACCACGCTGCCACCACCCCGATGCATCCCGCTGCCATCGAGGCGATGACGGCTGCCCTGGCAACCGTCGGTAACGCGTCGTCGTTGCACACCTCGGGCCGCGACGCCCGGCGGCGAATGGAGGAGGCCCGCGAGAGCATCGCGGCGCGCCTGGGCGCCCGGCCGTCGGAAGTGATCTTCACCGCAGGCGGCACCGAGAGCGACAACCTCGCTGTCAAGGGGATCTACTGGGCGCGGCGCGACGCCGAACCCACCCGCCGCCGGATCGTCACCACCGCCGTCGAACACCATGCGGTTCTCGACGCCGTCACCTGGCTGGCCGAACACGAGGGCGCCGAGGTGACGTTCCTGCCCACCGAACCCGACGGGTCGGTGACGGCGGGTGCGCTGCGCGACGCGCTGACCGAACACGACGACGTGGCGGTCGTCTCGGTGATGTGGGCCAACAACGAGGTCGGCACGATCATGCCGATCGCCGAACTGGCCGCGGTGGCCGCCGAGTTCGACGTTCCGATGCACAGCGACGCCGTCCAGGCGGTCGGACACATTCCGGTGGACTTCGCCGGCTCCTCGCTCTCGGCGTTGAGCCTGGCCGCACACAAGTTCGGTGGACCGACCGGTGTGGGTGCGCTGCTGCTGCGCCGCGCCACCGCCTGCGTCCCGTTGCTGCACGGCGGCGGGCAGGAGCGCGATGTCCGGTCCGGCACACCGGATGTCGCGGGCGCGGTCGCGATGGCGGCGGCGGCCGACGCCGCCGTCGAATCGCTCGACGCCACCGGCGCCCGGCTGCGCGGCCTGCGCGAGCGGCTGATCAGCGGTGTGTTGGGTTCGATCGCCGATACACAGGTCAACGGCGCGCTGGGTGATCGTCGGCTGCCGGGCAATACCCACTTCACGTTCCGCGGCTGTGAGGGCGACTCGCTGCTGATGTTGTTGGACGCCAACGGAATCGAGTGCTCGACCGGATCGGCCTGCACGGCCGGGGTGGCCCAGCCGTCGCATGTCCTGCTGGCCATGGGCGCCGACCCCGAAGCAGCTCGCGGATCGTTGCGATTCTCGTTGGGTCACACCAGCACTGAAGCCGATATCGACGCCGCCCTGCGGGTGCTGCCCGCCGTCGTCGAGCGGGCTCGTCAGGCTGCGCTGGCCAGTTCGTCGCTGGGGGCGCTGCAATGA